DNA from Etheostoma spectabile isolate EspeVRDwgs_2016 chromosome 23, UIUC_Espe_1.0, whole genome shotgun sequence:
TTCAGCTTTGCTTTTTCAGCTCTAGATCAAAATTGTCACACTCAATGCAGGTTCCCTTTCTAAAGTGAGATGTGAGTTTGTTCCAATTCCCCTGAAACACCCATCTTGTGTTCTACGTCCTTTCTCTTCACTTTTCTTCGCTTCTCTCCTCAGCATTTATTCACTTCCCTCCTGCGACCAGATCATTAAAGCACTCGCCCTTCCAAGAACCTTCCTCTCCAGCCTGAGGCTGCCAGATCATGACTAAAGTAATGAACGAGATTGTTTTGTGAGATGGTGAGATAGAGAGGAGAGCActtaatctgcatttattttactcATTGCTTTGACAAGCTCACTTTTGCCTGTGCTCTTGGATTCTTTTCTAACAGCAGCTATTGTAAATTGAGTGACTTGTGTCACTGCTCCTAATATTAAGtttattttcagaaacatgtGCAACCCTATTATCTCCCTTTTTGAACtctgttttgtgctttttctttttttttctccccgaATTGTGCCGATTCCCTGTCTTCTCCCATAATTCCCTCAGCAGAGTGCCTCTTATTTCACTGATGGTTCCCACAGTGCTGAGGACAAGCTGAACACACTAGTAGTACTTTTGCCAAGACTACTTTGGTGTGGCCTAGATCATGTTTAATAAGGGTTCCTCTTCAGGTGGTGGACTAAGTCtgtaaaaatacaattatgaatcaGCTTTTAATAACTTCAACATGTTAAATATGCCAATGTAAAGAGTTGTAGATTTATACAACCAAAATCATTGTCATGAAATTGCATTACACTCAAAGGGGAAACTGTTTACAGGTCTTGAGGTGTACTCCTGCATATGGGAAACTGTTGTACAATATTGTTTGTAGCCCAAGAGGGAGCTACACAAAGTCTGATAAATTAACTCAAATGATGTGACTCTGTTGGGGTTGAAGACTACAAGTTAGAAAGAAGGGAGTTTACCAGACCTGTGTAGCATGCTCCCTAATCTCTATATGAAACTACACTGACACAATGCTACATAACTGAATCTCCAATCTGAACTCTTGGTGGTCAAATTGCATTGAGGGTAATGTAGGAATGAGTTTTTGTAAGCAGAAGAATGCGTGAAAACAAAAGGACTGCATcgatttttatccttttttttttttataaagtctgTGTGAGTCTGACACTGTTATACAGTGCTAGTGCAAAGCTAAACTGATACAGTACCCTTTTCATGAACAACAAAGCcttacatttaataaaaaaagagaagaagaatctGTATTATGGTCTTAGTAGTGGCTGATACTACTAAAAGTATGAGGTTGGAGTTGTGGGATATGTTGAGTATATTCTATTTAACTCTTGGCAGTATCTAAAATCCTTGTGGTGAATGTAGAAGACTTTTTGTTTACCTGTACAAATGTCTTTGGCTTTGTCCCAATATCCTTTGCAAGTATCAGTAGATCCACCCTCATGACCCCTAAGATCTCTGCACACACTCTCTCCCACCCTTTCTTCCTGTCAGTACGGATGGCAGATTTCAAAAGGAAATGGTGCACTCATGGATTATTACCTTTTTAAAGCCTTTCCCCTCTTGGCACAGTACAGCATGTTCTTTAACTCCAGTATTGTAACAGTGCTGGCAAAGTACCCAGTGTTATCTGGTACTTGTTCATGGCCATTTTGAAAGGGTGGTAGGAGTGATAATGGTATAGTGTACCTGCTCTAGAAAAGAGGGACTGCACCTGTGTAGTGAGTCAGCCTGAAGCACAGACAGGAACCACAAAGTGCTGGTGCCAGACATGGAGGCATCTCATTACTAAGTATGCAGCTGTATACTGTGGGCACTATTGTTTATATCTCCCAGAAGTGCTCTAATACCTCTCTATGACCGGTTTCATTTATTCTGTAGTGTTAAATTTGTGCTGTGTTTGTACTGCAGTCTCATATTGTGAAGGGTTTTGCAGACAGCTTTATAATCAATTCAATGTGGTGCCGTGCAGAATCTGTGGCCTGCCAACGTCAAATTGCTGGGTTGGGAAAAATACAGGCTTATTCACAGTGAAGAAACCAAAGGCACAATTGTTTGTCCTGCCTTGGCTTATTCAAAGTGCGTTACATAAAACATGAAGGCATTAAGACGAGTTCTAAAAAGAACACAAGGCAGTATAAAAAGACATGTACATAAATTAGATGTAAAGGATTAAAACAAAGTTAaacagaagattaaaaataagaTGAACTAGAATAAGACGAATAAGACTAAACGGTAGAATAGAAATTAAACTGCAGCCTATAGTGCAGTGCAAAATATGAAACAACCTTAAAGTTATTAAGAGGATGTGGCAAACAGAAAAGTTGTCAGCCCTGattttaaaagaactgagagacTTGACATTTTCTGGGAATTTCTTCCAGATATTTGGTGGCATACAACTGAAAACCGACAAGACAACCTGAGAGGATTGGACGCTTCATTACGGAGCAGCagatcaaaaatgtatttcgGGGCAATGGTCCTGTCTGTCCTGGGCATCTTCTCTCCTGTCTGCACTGATGGCAGACTGATTTGCTTTGTGTTGATCTGAATGAAGGCGATTTGAGATGCGACAGTGCAGCTTAGTGGCAaccattaacattacatgtagTCCCTTAATCTCTCATCTTATGTTGGTAGAGTTATTGAGGCTGTGATATTTTGTCTTTGTGGGGCAGAGGCTGCCGTGTGTCAGGGTGCATCATCTTAGGCCTGGCCCAATGGGTGTCACATACAAAAGTCTGGTCTTATCAGTGCTTTAACTGCTCCAAAAAGATGCCTCCTTCCCTAGAACAGATAGACATTAACAATTTAATTGATCCCCTTTAGACCACAGGCTTTGCTGAGCCATGTGTTGAGTCCTCTCTTGACGGATGGCAGTGGTCtactagcaaaaaaaaaaaaaaggctactTTGTCCGAACAATTCAATGAAATCCTGCTTAAGCACTTGTgagactttctttctttctttttttctttctttctgtggaCAGCCAAAGACGGGCATAAACACAGACCATAGTCAGAATGTCGTAGAGGTCAGAAGTCTTCTGTTTTGTGAATATCCTTGTTTCAAATACGAGCAGTCTTCTGTAACAATTTACAATTTAGAACAGTCAGTGGACTTCTTCGATTTTGATAGCAGAGAGGCATTGTGTAGACAAGGGCGTATTGCAACAAAACCTTCTTCCAatgtggaagggggggggggaagagactGACAATACTGacgtctttttgtgtgtttctttgttagCGGCGTCATACACGGACAGCTCTGACGATGAGACGTCTCCTCGGGACAAACAGCAGAAGAACTCTAAGGGCAACGGAGACTTttgcatcaaaaacatcaaacaggCCGACTTTGGCCGCAGAGAGATTGAGATTGCAGAGCAAGGTAAGCAAAACGACTGTCACCGTTTACTGAAAATAAGGGCAAACTTAAGAGTTAGGGGTTTGCCAAATTGCCATCCAAATGTAGTGCAAGTTTTAACTGTAACAGCAGTGAAGGGGGGCGTGTTGATGCCTCCTTCACATTGCTGAGTGACCATATGTTCCATGCCACTGCAAGTGCGAGCACCATTTAAGAAccaacacataaacacacatcgGATTACATAGAGAGCCTCAGCTGAACCCTGCAGGCTACgttctctctgtcacacacacacacacacacacacacacacacacacacacacacacacacacacacacacacacacacacacacacacacccttagcATCAGTAACTCCTTCAGCTGGATGAGTTGATGGATTAGTGATGAAGTATTAGAAGGATTAAATGATGGGAATTCCTTAACCATCCAGCTGATTATCCACTCATGTGTTCGGTTTTTTGTGCGTTTCTCTCAGAGATGCCAGCCCTGATGGCTCTGAGGAAGCGAGCCCAAGGGGAGAAACCCCTTGCCGGTGCCAAGGTGGTGGGCTGCACCCACATCACTGCCCAGACTGCTGTGAGTAggaatgcaaaacacacacacacacacacactccacacataAGACAGTTTTactgcagcagcaacagcaaaaagtCCAAATTGACCCTCTTCTCCTCAGGTGCTGATGGAGACTCTGTCAGCTTTGGGGGCTCAGTGCAGATGGGCAGCCTGCAACATCTACTCCACCCAGAATGAAGTAGCAGCTGCCCTGGCAGAGGGAGGTGAGACTGGAAGTTTGTCTGCCCTTTTCTTAtttgtctttcatttcattaaatCTTTCTGTCTATGTGTAAAATGCTTCCTTTCTCTTTCTAGGTTTCAGTGTGTTTGCATGGAAGGGTGAGTCAGAGGACGACTTCTGGTGGTGCATCGATCGCTGCGTCAACGTGGAAGGCTGGCAACCCAACATGGTAGCACACCTGCATTCTAAATAAAGCTTACTTAATCATCTTTTCTTGTTATTCCCATCCTAAAGTCCCTGTTGTTGTTGCGGCTATTTTTGCACTGACAACTAGATCTTTTTAAATACAAGGAATCTGTTTTCACACTGGGTAGGATTACAGGAAGAATATTAggtatttacaaaataaaacatgcatttttacTTAGCTATACAGTAGATGTGGTtacacagatttcttttttttatgtttaagaaCACGTgacttatttaaaatgtaagtgACCCAGCAAATAATCTTCAAGTTTAAGAGTCAGTTTCAGGTATTAAGAaagttttctctttctttctctttctctctctctctctctctctctctctctctctctctctctctttctctctctctctctctctctttcactctgctCCCTCTTAGTCTCCGATTGTCTGTCAGATCTTGGATGATGGTGGAGACTTGACTCACTGGATCTATAAAAAATACCCCAATATGTTCAAAAAGATTAAGGGCATTGTAGAGGAGAGTGTTACCGGTGTGCACAGGTAGGACTCACAACTCATATCTTCTCTTGCCTTTGTAGTAAGCAATTTTGTTGGTAAGATATTACGTAGCCTCAGTTAAAACTACTTCCCTGCATTCTGAACAGGAAAATATACAACTCAGACACTCAGACACTCAGACACTCAGACACTCAGACACTCAGACACTCAGACACTcagacactcagacacacacacacacacacacacacacacacacacacacacacagtttctatAGTTTCTGGTGTGGTAACATCGCCATCTAGTGGTGAAAGTTTACCACTATTAACAGTGCACTGAAACTCCACAGTTAAGGCCTTGCTGTGTATATATTGTAAGAGTAGAATGTTAAGTAGAACagtttaatatttgtttaatatttagagataaataaaaaagtattgtaTGATGAAACTAAGCATGTCTTTGATATAtgaatgattattattattatgactggTGATTCCAAACTGAGCAAATaaaaattatgtattttgttgtattttattttgtgttaccGAGCCTAtctcacattttaacatctcttttaatctgtgtgtgtgtgtttgtgtaggttGTACCAACTGTCAAAAGCAGGAAAGCTGTGTGTTCCAGCCATGAACGTCAACGACTCTGTGACTAAGCAGAAGTTTGACAACCTCTACTGCTGCAGGGAGTCCATCTTAGACGGGTATGAAACTGTCTCCTGTTAAGCCTCGTTAGGGattataaaacagaacatgGTTGTTGTTTGAGCATTTAATGTTGCATGGCAATTCCACCCACCTGAAATAATTGTGTTTCTGTCCTCAGCCTAAAGAGGACCACTGATGTCATGTTTGGAGGCAAACAGGTGGTGGTGTGCGGATACGGAGAAGTAAGGCCGACATTTTCATGCAGGCTTGTACACAATGCTTGTTTCCTGAGAGATCTAATAAGTGAAATACAAGTCAGGTGAAATCCCAGTAAAACTCAAATAAATCCACTTTAGAAGACAAGTAAGATGATTTTTAAGGCACCAAAGCAAGTCTGGGAATTGCAAATGTGGTTACACAATTCAGTATGCAAAAGCTTGTCTTGAAACAACTTTATTAATATAACCAGTCACATGTAGAAACTCCTCACTGACTGTAGCAGAAGCTAGCTGCTGTTGCCAGCTTTTGTTAGAACTTATTTGCATACCATATTTTGATCAAATGTTCATTATAAATGAGGGCACATGGTTTGCTATCCTATTCATTgtccatataaaaaaaataaacgtaAACCTTTAACAACTTGTAGTTGATTTTGTTATGGCAAGTATTCTCTAAAGTAGTAAATCCCAACCAGGGGTACCTGTTTCCCAGGGGGTTCTTTTTCAGTTATCAAGGGGTATGTGGGGAATTGTGGAATAATTCAtctaatttgaaaaacaatataTCATTTGTGTTTTATAAGGGAAGACGAAACACatgataaaataaacatataacCAGTAAAATACCAGCAGAACACCACCGGCTGTTGCTGTGGTTGAGAatgcattaaaacaaacaaagcacGCAGGGAAGTCCCAACGGCTAAACAATGATGGACAAATGGTTGAAACCTACCGTTCTACTGTATGATGATATCTCATGTCTGTCATCCTCAGGTGGGAAAAGGCTGCTGTGCTGCTCTCAAAGCAATGGGCTCCATTGTCTACGTCACAGAGATCGACCCAATCTGTGCCCTGCAGGCCTGGTAAGACTCGGCATGTTGAGCAAATGATGCCTCGCTGCCGTGGTTGTCATTGCATTAGTCTTATGTTCTTTGTTCTGTTTCCCCCAATCACAGCATGGACGGCTTCAGGCTGGTGAAACTGAATGAAGTCATCAGACAAGTGGACATCGTCATCACCTGCACAGGCTAGTTCAgccactgtctctctctgtatttctctgtcTCCATTAGAGAGGATCTCTCATTCACAATTGGCAGGCAGAGTTGAAAATGTATAAGGAACATGCAATTCAGTCAGTGTTCGTTTAATAAGAGTCTACCAGTCACAAATCAAGTTGAACTTGTCTCTCTGCTTCATTACCTAATGTTGCTGGCAGGCCTGGAGCAGAGGGCTCTCTTAAGGGTGACTGCTTTTGAACAGAAAAGCTAATCAGAGAATAATAACGTAAAAGGAGGGGCATGGCATTTGTGAAAGATTTTGCAAAGtggtgtaaaataaataaaacaagacatgcaTTTGCTCTAAGGCCATGTACTGGTAGCTCCATTAAGGGCATTGGAGCCCTTgtggaaacatttaaaaaaagtttgttgGATTCTTAgtactggggggaaaaaaaataacagtgaaTATCTGCTGATAAATCATACATGAAAGGGTTTATATTCAGGCATCATATCTTTTGCAGCAAAATTCAAGTCATAAAACTTTGCCTCATTTTGCGTAAGATGCACTTTGCAGACAGGTGGAACACTCAAACTAAATCATTTTCAAACCTAACAATCAATGGTAATCGCGCACCGCTTGGATTTGTTGTGCTCAAAgtttaaatcagaatcagctttatttgccaggtatgaggaattttgctttggattgtattgctcacaatgcgcttactcatacaaaacaaacaaacaaaacaaacaatatatacacaatataaacagaaacagtATAGACAGGTTCAGGCTCCTCCTGAAGTCCACGATCATCTTcacagttttgagcgtgttaagctcaaggttgttctgaccgcatcagagagccagctgatcaacctcccgtctgtaggccAACTCACCACTGTCCCGGTTGTGGCCAATGACcaaacttcaggagtttaacagatgggtctcctgaggtgcagtcattggttTAGGGGGAGAAgagcagtggggagagcacacacccctggggggTGCCTGTGCTGATAGTCCAtgtgctggatgtgatgttccTCAGCCTCACCTGCTTTATCaaaaattatttcaactttgacctagttGCCACTGACCTTTCAAAAGTGCAACTAGTGGGATAACAGCATGTTGTTACCTAGCAATGGGAAATGGCTTCCTTTCCACCCCTGATGACAAATACCTGCGCTGCGCTCTCTGAGCTTTGCTGTGCGCCCTACCTTGCCGTGCGCACTGAGCCAATCACGTATCATATGTAGGCGGCTTGTCACTCTGCTCACTTCTTTGTGTCTatcttattttacatttttgctgtctttcttttttaaccttttgctCTTTGTACATTTGTCCCCAaattcttttctctctctccccccctttccCACCATCAGGCAATAAGAACGTGGTGGTGAGAGAATACCTTGACCGCATGAAGAACGGCTGTATTGTCTGCAACATGGGTCACTCCAACACCGAGATCGATGTGGTCAGTAACCAGCTTGTGTTAACTTgtgaaataacaaaataatagtgAATAACAAACAGCCATAAAGATTAAATCAATAATCAAGAATCGGTGATACAGAAACAAGccatcaaatcataacaaggaGTCTAAAACAATGTTAAACTTGGTTTTACCCCTCTGGGCAGTGTAGCTGATAAATCAGTTAACTGTTAACAGATTTTACTACTTTATAAAGGTTATGACCCCACTGCTATTATGCCTTTGTTAGAACAGCTTAGTTCTGAAGTAAACAAGACGTTTAGGTTTTTTATTACTCGTGATAATGCAGTGACTGTACAATAAAATCATAGAAATAAATAgcaactaataataataataataataataataatgataataataatatagagcACAAAGATAAGGGTCACGGTGCACTGATTGTTTTCTCCTGACCATACAGTTGTGAAAGAGAAGTGTTAGGAATAGAAAAAATAGAGGAAGGAAtgaaaattttgttttttttaagaagacaACCATCAAGGAAGTAGTTCAGACATGAGAGGAAGTTGTGACTCACTTCTTAAATTTCTTCAGTCCTGGAAAAGACCAAGCGCACTGAGTCAACTACTGGCCCGTGTTGTGACAGCTCAGCCCaacagaaataagaaaaaaaacaaatgatcatgATGTTGTGCTTGTTCTGTAGGCAAGTCTGCGGACTCCTGAACTGACCTGGGAGAGGGTGCGCTCTCAGGTGGACCACGTCATCTGGCCGGATGGCAAGAGGATAGTGCTGCTGGCTGaggtacgtacacacacacacacacacacacacacacacacacacacacacacacacacacacacacacacacacccctgcatATGCACACTGCAGGTTAAGactatgcgtgtgtgtgtttgttacaaGCCGTGACGGAATGAGAGCGGGCTGTCAGGGCCAGACAGACAACCTGCCAGCCCATGGATGCCTGTGTCTCTGCTGCGGTTTGATCTCCAGCAGGTTTCAACCACATCAGTAGATCAGCAGCTCCATCCTTGCCTCTCTTGCCTCCATCAGCACTCTTTGTTCCAACAGTTCTCGTCCAAAATAGAGTTGTGTTCcaaaatttttttgtttatttaaagaaGTAATACATCATCTTAATAACATCATTCAGTGTCTCAAAGTTTAAAAATGGATagctttttattcctctttgtTTTACATTGTAATGCTATATTCTTATACATTTATTCATAGANNNNNNNNNNtgtgtgtgtgtgtgtgtgtgtgtgtgtgtgtgtgtgtgtgtgtgaacgacacaaaaattaaagctgcaatcaaatttaaaaacacacatcttaaCAGTGTGGGCGTGCTTTAAAGGTTTGGGTTTTAACGAGTCATGCACTTGACATTAAAACTTATTTGCAGTTTTCATTATTTGCCGTTTTCATTCATGCCGCTGTGCATCTCGGAACAACAATACAATCTTTCTCTGTTCCCCTTCCCTCTTAGCTGCAGTGTTTCAGTTTTACATACTAACTAATTTTCTGCAGCACTTGGGATCTCGCATTCACTCACTCCAAAGCAGCATCTGAGCCAGCAGCAATAGTTTAATATTTTGGGCAAAACATAATCTTTCTAAATAGAAGTTGCACAGCAGTA
Protein-coding regions in this window:
- the ahcyl2b gene encoding adenosylhomocysteinase like 2b isoform X6, which codes for MTNFANRTMIQFADQKQEFNKRPSKIGRRSLSRSISQSSTDSYSSAASYTDSSDDETSPRDKQQKNSKGNGDFCIKNIKQADFGRREIEIAEQEMPALMALRKRAQGEKPLAGAKVVGCTHITAQTAVLMETLSALGAQCRWAACNIYSTQNEVAAALAEGGFSVFAWKGESEDDFWWCIDRCVNVEGWQPNMILDDGGDLTHWIYKKYPNMFKKIKGIVEESVTGVHRLYQLSKAGKLCVPAMNVNDSVTKQKFDNLYCCRESILDGLKRTTDVMFGGKQVVVCGYGEVGKGCCAALKAMGSIVYVTEIDPICALQACMDGFRLVKLNEVIRQVDIVITCTGNKNVVVREYLDRMKNGCIVCNMGHSNTEIDVASLRTPELTWERVRSQVDHVIWPDGKRIVLLAEGRLLNLSCSTVPTFVLSITATTQALALIELYNAPEGRYKQDVYLLPKKMDEYVASLHLPTFDAHLTELSDEQAKYLGLNKNGPFKPNYYRY
- the ahcyl2b gene encoding adenosylhomocysteinase like 2b isoform X1, with product MSVQVVAAKMAEVELKDVPTVKDSPAGSPMTPTSECKTLVRNDPHEAGSSAAASPTAEPSAKSGDGSLGLLNPNPAKMPQASAMKRVDPQQNGGEAFVNRDGTVAEAPRMKKQIQFADQKQEFNKRPSKIGRRSLSRSISQSSTDSYSSAASYTDSSDDETSPRDKQQKNSKGNGDFCIKNIKQADFGRREIEIAEQEMPALMALRKRAQGEKPLAGAKVVGCTHITAQTAVLMETLSALGAQCRWAACNIYSTQNEVAAALAEGGFSVFAWKGESEDDFWWCIDRCVNVEGWQPNMILDDGGDLTHWIYKKYPNMFKKIKGIVEESVTGVHRLYQLSKAGKLCVPAMNVNDSVTKQKFDNLYCCRESILDGLKRTTDVMFGGKQVVVCGYGEVGKGCCAALKAMGSIVYVTEIDPICALQACMDGFRLVKLNEVIRQVDIVITCTGNKNVVVREYLDRMKNGCIVCNMGHSNTEIDVASLRTPELTWERVRSQVDHVIWPDGKRIVLLAEGRLLNLSCSTVPTFVLSITATTQALALIELYNAPEGRYKQDVYLLPKKMDEYVASLHLPTFDAHLTELSDEQAKYLGLNKNGPFKPNYYRY
- the ahcyl2b gene encoding adenosylhomocysteinase like 2b isoform X2, which translates into the protein MSVQVVAAKMAEVELKDVPTVKDSPAGSPMTPTSECKTLVRNDPHEAGSSAAASPTAEPSAKSGDGSLGLLNPNPAKMPQASAMKRVDPQQNGGEAFVNRDGTVAEAPRMKKIQFADQKQEFNKRPSKIGRRSLSRSISQSSTDSYSSAASYTDSSDDETSPRDKQQKNSKGNGDFCIKNIKQADFGRREIEIAEQEMPALMALRKRAQGEKPLAGAKVVGCTHITAQTAVLMETLSALGAQCRWAACNIYSTQNEVAAALAEGGFSVFAWKGESEDDFWWCIDRCVNVEGWQPNMILDDGGDLTHWIYKKYPNMFKKIKGIVEESVTGVHRLYQLSKAGKLCVPAMNVNDSVTKQKFDNLYCCRESILDGLKRTTDVMFGGKQVVVCGYGEVGKGCCAALKAMGSIVYVTEIDPICALQACMDGFRLVKLNEVIRQVDIVITCTGNKNVVVREYLDRMKNGCIVCNMGHSNTEIDVASLRTPELTWERVRSQVDHVIWPDGKRIVLLAEGRLLNLSCSTVPTFVLSITATTQALALIELYNAPEGRYKQDVYLLPKKMDEYVASLHLPTFDAHLTELSDEQAKYLGLNKNGPFKPNYYRY
- the ahcyl2b gene encoding adenosylhomocysteinase like 2b isoform X4; amino-acid sequence: MLKKKKNGESSEPCMKKIQFADQKQEFNKRPSKIGRRSLSRSISQSSTDSYSSAASYTDSSDDETSPRDKQQKNSKGNGDFCIKNIKQADFGRREIEIAEQEMPALMALRKRAQGEKPLAGAKVVGCTHITAQTAVLMETLSALGAQCRWAACNIYSTQNEVAAALAEGGFSVFAWKGESEDDFWWCIDRCVNVEGWQPNMILDDGGDLTHWIYKKYPNMFKKIKGIVEESVTGVHRLYQLSKAGKLCVPAMNVNDSVTKQKFDNLYCCRESILDGLKRTTDVMFGGKQVVVCGYGEVGKGCCAALKAMGSIVYVTEIDPICALQACMDGFRLVKLNEVIRQVDIVITCTGNKNVVVREYLDRMKNGCIVCNMGHSNTEIDVASLRTPELTWERVRSQVDHVIWPDGKRIVLLAEGRLLNLSCSTVPTFVLSITATTQALALIELYNAPEGRYKQDVYLLPKKMDEYVASLHLPTFDAHLTELSDEQAKYLGLNKNGPFKPNYYRY
- the ahcyl2b gene encoding adenosylhomocysteinase like 2b isoform X5, whose amino-acid sequence is MTNFANRTMQIQFADQKQEFNKRPSKIGRRSLSRSISQSSTDSYSSAASYTDSSDDETSPRDKQQKNSKGNGDFCIKNIKQADFGRREIEIAEQEMPALMALRKRAQGEKPLAGAKVVGCTHITAQTAVLMETLSALGAQCRWAACNIYSTQNEVAAALAEGGFSVFAWKGESEDDFWWCIDRCVNVEGWQPNMILDDGGDLTHWIYKKYPNMFKKIKGIVEESVTGVHRLYQLSKAGKLCVPAMNVNDSVTKQKFDNLYCCRESILDGLKRTTDVMFGGKQVVVCGYGEVGKGCCAALKAMGSIVYVTEIDPICALQACMDGFRLVKLNEVIRQVDIVITCTGNKNVVVREYLDRMKNGCIVCNMGHSNTEIDVASLRTPELTWERVRSQVDHVIWPDGKRIVLLAEGRLLNLSCSTVPTFVLSITATTQALALIELYNAPEGRYKQDVYLLPKKMDEYVASLHLPTFDAHLTELSDEQAKYLGLNKNGPFKPNYYRY
- the ahcyl2b gene encoding adenosylhomocysteinase like 2b isoform X3, with translation MLKKKKNGESSEPCMKKQIQFADQKQEFNKRPSKIGRRSLSRSISQSSTDSYSSAASYTDSSDDETSPRDKQQKNSKGNGDFCIKNIKQADFGRREIEIAEQEMPALMALRKRAQGEKPLAGAKVVGCTHITAQTAVLMETLSALGAQCRWAACNIYSTQNEVAAALAEGGFSVFAWKGESEDDFWWCIDRCVNVEGWQPNMILDDGGDLTHWIYKKYPNMFKKIKGIVEESVTGVHRLYQLSKAGKLCVPAMNVNDSVTKQKFDNLYCCRESILDGLKRTTDVMFGGKQVVVCGYGEVGKGCCAALKAMGSIVYVTEIDPICALQACMDGFRLVKLNEVIRQVDIVITCTGNKNVVVREYLDRMKNGCIVCNMGHSNTEIDVASLRTPELTWERVRSQVDHVIWPDGKRIVLLAEGRLLNLSCSTVPTFVLSITATTQALALIELYNAPEGRYKQDVYLLPKKMDEYVASLHLPTFDAHLTELSDEQAKYLGLNKNGPFKPNYYRY